From the Neoarius graeffei isolate fNeoGra1 chromosome 1, fNeoGra1.pri, whole genome shotgun sequence genome, one window contains:
- the LOC132874936 gene encoding uncharacterized protein LOC132874936, whose amino-acid sequence MKFNGPGSGSSRERVACSVNLLWPSCLRQRKGPRRFVSESSDDDDSAPVVAATKKQPKTLTVPGSPVCQQDPMPLPPQWSTPAGTGASPHHPSPSPVDPVQASIRALHPIQSARHLQESLETSFDSVQASSRALHDGQGVSAITAMFERITEAHMSRLMQRLEARFDRTKARFDKIESLVETNAPTHTPQLQQEDVVLAKPCSMVMELLELDRSLEQPDKRNKMQHFLETVGGAGLGAAIHRMLRRAANNEVLAQYSLRVRRAKMSFDVHSVQDYKGCMRQKISWPYGS is encoded by the exons atgaagtttaatggcccagggtccggttcttcacgtgaacgtgtagcgtgcagcgtgaaccttctatggcccagctgcctaaggcaGCGTAAGGGCCCAAGGAGGTTTGTCTCCGAATCCTCTGATGATG ATGATTCTGCTCCAGTGGTAGCAGCAACCAAAAAGCAACCCAAGACTCTGACTGTGCCTGGAAGCCCTGTGT GTCAGCAGGACCCAATGCCCCTACCACCACAAT GGTCAACACCAGCCGGGACTGGAGCCAGTCCTCACCACCCTAGCCCAAGTCCTGTTGACCCTGTTCAAG CCAGCATCCGGGCACTACACCCAATTCAGTCAGCCAGGCACCTCCAAGAATCACTGGAAACCTCTTTTGACTCTGTTCAAG ccagcagccGGGCGCTTCATGACGGACAGGGTGTCTCGGCTATCACAGCCATGtttgagagaa TCACAGAGGCCCACATGAGTCGCTTGATGCAGAGGCTCGAGGCTAGGTTTGACAGGACCAAGGCTAGGTTTGACAAGATTGAGTCATTGGTGGAGACCAACGCCCCGACACACACGCCTCAACTCCAGCAAGAAGATGTGGTGTTGGCTAAACCATGCAGCATGGTGATGGAGCTGCTGGAGTTGGATAGGAGTCTGGAACAACCAGACAAGAGGAACAAGATg caaCATTTTCTTGAAACTGTCGGAGGGGCAGGTTTAGGGGCAGCCATTCACCGTATGCTACGCCGAGCGGCAAATAATGAGGTACTCGCCCAGTACAGCTTGCGGGTCAGACGGGCCAAAATGTCCTTTGATGTCCATTCTGTGCAAGATTATAAAGG CTGCATGCGTCAAAAAATTTCCTGGCCATACGGAAGCTGA